The Vitis vinifera cultivar Pinot Noir 40024 chromosome 12, ASM3070453v1 genome has a segment encoding these proteins:
- the LOC104880879 gene encoding uncharacterized protein LOC104880879 isoform X2, translating to MFCRYMNAKEENPSRRHFFNPYFGEICGSMSKSTSKSTLKKRLGSYCVNLECCNQFYIPLFQFNEWVIMVINLEAKRVDLLSSYNSIQRVHFVNEAFKVVGFMSQLLKNSFKRNDVNINNLHLQYANIVGDPKLCHTGMYAILYMQHWDGSGLNRTINSERMSLERLKFATHMVLDSENEIGEMVTTNIWSTNDVE from the exons ATGTTTTGCCGATACATGAATGCAAAAGAAGAGAATCCTTCTCGCAGACACTTTTTTAATCCATACTTTGGG GAAATATGTGGTTCAATGAGCAAGTCTACCTCAAAATCAACACTCAAGAAAAGATTAGGTAGTTATTGTGTTAATCTTGAATGTTGCAACCAG TTTTATATCCCCTTATTCCAATTTAATGAATGGGTCATCATGGTAATCAATTTGGAGGCTAAAAGGGTGGATCTACTTTCATCATATAATAGCATTCAACGTGTTCACTTTGTTAATGAAGCTTTCAAAGTAGTTGGATTTATGTCGcagttattaaaaaattcctTCAAGCGGAATGATgtgaatataaataatttacatcTACAGTATGCAAATATCGTTGGCGATCCAAAATT ATGTCATACTGGGATGTATGCTATTCTCTATATGCAACATTGGGATGGAAGTGGTCTTAATAGAACCATTAATTCT GAACGCATGAGCCTTGAAAGATTGAAATTTGCAACTCATATGGTTCTTGATAGCGAAAATGAAATTGGTGAAATGGTTACAACTAATATTTGGTCAACCAATGATGTAGAATAG
- the LOC104880879 gene encoding uncharacterized protein LOC104880879 isoform X1: MEEETHVVDYVFDESKDPSEMLCAYGGYGVTREQLQCLVGESFIDIPEICGSMSKSTSKSTLKKRLGSYCVNLECCNQFYIPLFQFNEWVIMVINLEAKRVDLLSSYNSIQRVHFVNEAFKVVGFMSQLLKNSFKRNDVNINNLHLQYANIVGDPKLCHTGMYAILYMQHWDGSGLNRTINSERMSLERLKFATHMVLDSENEIGEMVTTNIWSTNDVE, from the exons ATGGAAGAAGAGACACATGTTGTCGACTATGTGTTTGACGAGTCAAAAGATCCTAG TGAGATGCTTTGTGCATATGGTGGCTATGGCGTGACACGGGAACAACTTCAATGCTTAGTAGGGGAGAGCTTCATTGATATTCCG GAAATATGTGGTTCAATGAGCAAGTCTACCTCAAAATCAACACTCAAGAAAAGATTAGGTAGTTATTGTGTTAATCTTGAATGTTGCAACCAG TTTTATATCCCCTTATTCCAATTTAATGAATGGGTCATCATGGTAATCAATTTGGAGGCTAAAAGGGTGGATCTACTTTCATCATATAATAGCATTCAACGTGTTCACTTTGTTAATGAAGCTTTCAAAGTAGTTGGATTTATGTCGcagttattaaaaaattcctTCAAGCGGAATGATgtgaatataaataatttacatcTACAGTATGCAAATATCGTTGGCGATCCAAAATT ATGTCATACTGGGATGTATGCTATTCTCTATATGCAACATTGGGATGGAAGTGGTCTTAATAGAACCATTAATTCT GAACGCATGAGCCTTGAAAGATTGAAATTTGCAACTCATATGGTTCTTGATAGCGAAAATGAAATTGGTGAAATGGTTACAACTAATATTTGGTCAACCAATGATGTAGAATAG